From the genome of Spinacia oleracea cultivar Varoflay chromosome 2, BTI_SOV_V1, whole genome shotgun sequence, one region includes:
- the LOC110789416 gene encoding arogenate dehydrogenase 2, chloroplastic, with the protein MLSLSSTTTATPSPSPAVSPGNLSSISYISVNLPSLSNSSVNLHSLSSNHRRRYHAVKTLTVRSIDAAQSYDYESKLAATNTSTATSSSQSSYSKLKVAIVGFGNYGQFLAKTMVSQGHTVLAYSRSDYSKIASNLGVSFFSDPDDLCEEHPEVILLCTSILSTEFMLNSLPLQRLKRSTLFVDVLSVKEFPRNLFLQTLPPDFDILCTHPMFGPESGKNGWGGLPFVYDKVRIGKAERRIRRCENFLDVFRRAGCRVEEMTCAEHDKYAAGSQFITHFLGRVLEKLDLEDTPINTKGYESLLNLVDNTSKDSFELFYGLFLYNQNAMEQLERLDWAFELVKKQLFGHLHGLLRGQLFGCTEIDERLEKAKELKFLSDATTQNGSASAPRENANSEIN; encoded by the coding sequence ATGCTTTCTCTTTCCTCCACAACCACCGCCACACCCTCGCCATCGCCGGCAGTTTCTCCGGGGAACCTATCTTCCATATCTTACATCTCTGTCAACCTCCCTTCTCTCTCCAACAGCTCCGTCAACctccattctctctcctccaatcaTCGCCGGAGATATCATGCCGTCAAAACCCTAACTGTTCGCAGCATCGATGCAGCGCAATCGTATGATTATGAATCGAAACTTGCCGCTACCAATACCTCCACCGCCACCTCTTCCTCACAGTCGTCGTACTCGAAGCTCAAGGTGGCAATCGTTGGGTTCGGAAACTATGGACAATTTCTCGCAAAAACTATGGTTTCTCAAGGTCATACTGTTCTTGCATATTCTCGGTCTGATTACTCGAAAATAGCTTCAAATCTGGGCGTTTCGTTCTTTTCCGATCCTGATGATTTATGTGAAGAACATCCGGAGGTAATTTTGCTGTGCACTTCGATTTTATCAACTGAATTTATGTTGAATTCACTACCATTGCAACGTCTTAAGAGGTCGacgctttttgttgatgttttATCGGTTAAGGAGTTTCCCCGTAACTTGTTTCTTCAGACTTTGCCGCCTGATTTTGATATTTTATGCACTCATCCTATGTTTGGTCCTGAATCTGGGAAAAATGGATGGGGAGGTTTGCCGTTTGTTTATGATAAGGTTAGGATTGGGAAAGCAGAGCGTAGAATTAGGAGGTGTGAGAATTTTTTGGATGTTTTTAGGAGAGCAGGGTGTAGGGTTGAGGAGATGACTTGTGCAGAGCATGATAAATACGCGGCGGGTTCACAGTTTATTACGCATTTCCTGGGGAGGGTTTTGGAGAAGCTTGATTTGGAGGATACACCGATTAACACGAAAGGGTACGAgagtttgttgaatttggtggataATACGTCGAAGGATAGTTTCGAGTTGTTTTATGGGTTGTTTTTGTACAACCAGAATGCTATGGAGCAGTTGGAGAGGTTAGATTGGGCATTCGAGTTGGTTAAGAAGCAGTTGTTTGGGCATTTGCATGGTTTGTTAAGGGGTCAGTTGTTTGGGTGTACTGAGATTGATGAACGTCTTGAGAAGGCAAAGGAGTTGAAGTTTCTTTCTGATGCCACGACACAAAATGGCTCTGCCTCCGCTCCTAGAGAAAATGCAAATTCAGAGATCAATTGA
- the LOC110789422 gene encoding uncharacterized protein, translated as MPCSAGYYLLLLSFIKTSIHKLMLYDITMGHRVVIDVWNWGLRYILIFFYKIPCCFLLLLWTRIFHEAIGAISDLSWIPVSTRLTALAFSSNVPLHVLQILKRCLLCPMSFMLALSCGACCTQTQIPCSTGYCTFCCCY; from the exons ATGCCCTGTTCAGCCGGTTATTACCTTTTGCTGCTGTCATTCATCAAAACTTCTATTCATAAGTTGATGCTATACGATATAACCATGG GACATCGGGTTGTCATTGATGTATGGAACTGGGGTCTGAGGTATATTCTCATTTTCTTCTATAAG ATACCTTGTTGCTTTTTGCTGCTGTTATGGACTAGAATCTTCCATGAAGCAATTGGTGCTATAAGTGATCTCAGCTG GATCCCTGTTAGTACCCGCCTCACCGCCTTGGCTTTCTCGTCTAATGTTCCCCTACACGTGCTCCAAATATTGAAA AGGTGCTTGTTGTGCCCTATGAGCTTTATGCTAGCCCTTTCTTGTGGCGCCTGCTGTACACAAACACAG ATACCATGCTCAACTGGTTATTGTACCTTTTGCTGCTGTTATTGA
- the LOC110789419 gene encoding jasmonate-induced oxygenase 4, protein MAASFSPLLKLELPEKPIQELIKTTGKQVPERYIYKLPNKAADHSVIKYMDSPIIDFQLLSASSLQGHEKELRKLRSTLSSWGCFQLTNHGLTSSLLYQIREVQKEFFALPLEVKQKHFRTVHWIEGYGNDTVSENQSYNWNDRLHLKVYPVDQRNFKFWPEDIPNFRETLDKYTKEVRRVLEIILKAIAKSLNLKEDRFFRECEGEQGIYMLARFNFYPPCSSSDHVLGLKPHSDASSVTILLQDKEVEGLQVQKDNQWFKVPIIPDTLFINIGDQLEIMSNGILKSVIHKVVVDKERERSSVAIVCSPHAEKEIGPLSELIDKERPQLYKTVKNYVNMYLQYSPTGERAITAMKL, encoded by the exons ATGGCTGCATCATTTTCCCCTCTATTGAAGCTGGAACTGCCAGAAAAACCAATTCAAGAGCTGATTAAAACTACTGGGAAACAAGTCCCAGAAAGATATATTTACAAGCTTCCAAACAAAGCAGCTGATCATTCTGTAATTAAATATATGGACAGTCCCATAATTGATTTCCAACTTCTTTCAGCCTCATCATTGCAGGGACACGAAAAAGAACTGCGAAAACTTCGATCCACTCTCAGTTCCTGGGGATGTTTTCAG CTTACCAATCATGGTTTGACAAGCTCGTTACTTTACCAAATCCGAGAAGTTCAGAAGGAGTTCTTTGCTCTGCCTCTAGAAGTGAAACAGAAGCATTTCAGAACTGTACACTGGATCGAGGGATATGGAAACGATACAGTTTCTGAGAATCAGAGTTATAACTGGAATGACAGATTGCATCTCAAAGTTTATCCTGTTGATCAACGAAACTTCAAGTTTTGGCCGGAAGATATACCAAACTTCAG GGAAACATTAGACAAGTACACCAAGGAAGTGAGGCGGGTGCTCGAAATCATCCTAAAAGCAATCGCAAAGTCACTCAATTTAAAAGAAGACAGGTTTTTCAGAGAGTGTGAAGGAGAGCAGGGTATATATATGCTAGCAAGATTCAACTTTTATCCTCCATGTTCATCCTCAGATCACGTTTTGGGCCTCAAACCACATTCTGATGCTTCATCAGTTACCATTCTCTTACAAGATAAAGAGGTTGAAGGTCTTCAAGTCCAGAAAGATAACCAGTGGTTTAAAGTTCCCATTATTCCTGATACCCTTTTCATCAATATTGGAGACCAGCTGGAG ATAATGAGTAATGGTATATTGAAGAGTGTAATTCACAAGGTGGTGGTTGATAAGGAAAGAGAAAGGTCATCTGTGGCTATTGTATGTTCTCCACATGCAGAGAAAGAGATAGGGCCATTAAGTGAGCTCATTGACAAGGAGAGACCACAGCTATACAAGACGGTCAAGAATTATGTTAATATGTATCTCCAATATTCTCCGACAGGAGAAAGAGCCATCACTGCAATGAAACTTTAA
- the LOC110789420 gene encoding jasmonate-induced oxygenase 4-like, whose protein sequence is MAASSVSPMKPELPPKPTQELSKITGDQLPDRYIHQFPETAADHSAIKYMDNPIIDLNLLSAVSTHQPEELQKLRSSLSSWGCFQLRNHGLTSSLLHQIRQVEKEFFGLPLEVKQKHSRTLHWVEGYGNDTVSEDQKYCWNDRLVLKVYPVDQRNFKFWPEDLPKFRETLDEYTKEVRRVLEMILKAISKSLNLDENSFVRECEGDEGIYMLARFNLYPPCSTPDHVVGLKPHSDASAVTILLQDNEVEGLQVQKDNQWFKVPIVPDTLFINVGDQLEIMSNGILKSAVHKVVIDKERERTSVAIACFPYIEKEIGPISELIDKERPQLYKKVKNYISLYLQYSPTAERAITAMKL, encoded by the exons ATGGCTGCATCATCTGTCTCTCCTATGAAGCCAGAATTACCACCAAAACCAACACAAGAGTTGAGTAAAATAACAGGTGATCAACTCCCAGACAGATATATTCACCAGTTTCCAGAGACAGCTGCTGATCATTCGGCGATTAAGTATATGGACAATCCCATCATTGATCTCAACCTTCTTTCAGCTGTATCAACACATCAACCTGAAGAACTGCAAAAACTACGATCCAGTCTTAGTTCCTGGGGTTGTTTTCAG CTTAGAAATCATGGTTTGACAAGTTCACTACTTCACCAAATCCGACAAGTCGAGAAGGAATTCTTTGGTCTGCCCCTAGAAGTGAAACAGAAGCATTCCAGAACTTTACATTGGGTTGAAGGATATGGAAATGATACAGTTTCTGAGGATCAGAAGTATTGCTGGAATGACAGACTGGTTCTCAAAGTTTACCCTGTTGATCAGCGAAACTTCAAGTTTTGGCCTGAAGATTTACCAAAATTTAG GGAAACTTTAGATGAGTACACTAAGGAAGTGAGGCGAGTGCTAGAAATGATCCTGAAAGCCATCTCAAAGTCGCTCAATTTAGACGAAAACAGCTTTGTCAGAGAGTGTGAAGGAGACGAGGGCATATATATGCTAGCAAGATTCAACCTTTATCCTCCATGTTCAACCCCGGATCATGTTGTAGGCCTAAAACCACATTCTGATGCTTCAGCAGTTACCATTCTCTTGCAAGACAACGAGGTAGAAGGTCTTCAAGTGCAGAAAGATAACCAATGGTTTAAAGTTCCTATTGTTCCGGATACCCTTTTCATCAATGTTGGAGACCAGTTGGAG ATAATGAGTAATGGAAtactgaagagtgcagtgcACAAGGTAGTGATAgacaaggagagagaaagaacatCTGTGGCGATTGCATGTTTTCCATACATAGAGAAAGAAATAGGTCCAATAAGTGAGCTGATTGACAAAGAGAGGCCACAattatacaagaaggtcaagaATTACATTAGTTTGTACCTTCAATACTCTCCAACAGCAGAAAGAGCCATCACTGCAATGAAACTTTAA
- the LOC110789427 gene encoding jasmonate-induced oxygenase 4 isoform X1, with protein MLESQSKMSASSVPPMNLELPSKPVQELIKSADKEVPERYIYQLPNRSDDNHFEIEYMDSSVIDLSLLSASSSSQHEELRKLRSVLSSWGCLQLINHGLSSSLLDQIRQVGKEFFDLPLEVKQKHSRTLDSFEGYGDDTVSEGQSYNWNDRLHLKVHPLDHRNFRLWPEYLPNFRGTLEEYTMELRRVLKTILEAIAKSLELDENIFLRECGGEESINMFTRFNYYPPCSDPSHVLGLKPHSDGSVITILLQDKQVEGLQVEKDKQWFKVPIVPDALFINIGDQLEIMSNGILKSVVHKVVIDKENKRTSVATVSIPHSDKEIGPFGELIDKEIGPFGELIDKERPQMYKRIKNYLSVFFQYYPRGERAITAVKI; from the exons ATGTTAGAATCACAAAGTAAGATGTCTGCATCATCTGTTCCTCCTATGAATTTAGAATTACCATCAAAACCAGTTCAAGAACTAATTAAATCTGCAGACAAAGAGGTCCCAGAAAGATATATTTACCAACTTCCAAACAGATCAGATGATAATCATTTTGAGATTGAATATATGGACAGTTCAGTGATTGATCTTAGCCTACTTTCAGCTTCATCTTCAAGCCAACACGAAGAACTGCGAAAACTTCGATCTGTTCTTAGTTCTTGGGGTTGCTTACAG CTTATTAATCATGGGTTATCGAGTTCGTTACTTGATCAAATCCGTCAAGTTGGGAAGGAATTCTTTGATCTGCCTCTAGAAGTGAAACAGAAGCACAGCAGAACATTGGATAGCTTTGAAGGTTATGGGGATGATACAGTTTCTGAGGGTCAGAGTTACAACTGGAATGATAGGCTGCATCTCAAAGTTCACCCTCTTGATCACCGAAATTTTAGGCTTTGGCCTGAATATTTACCAAATTTCAG GGGAACATTGGAAGAGTACACCATGGAGTTAAGGAGAGTACTAAAAACTATCTTGGAAGCAATTGCTAAATCACTCGAGTTAGACGAAAATATCTTCTTGAGAGAGTGTGGAGGAGAGGAAAGCATAAATATGTTCACAAGATTCAACTACTATCCTCCATGTTCAGACCCGAGTCATGTTTTAGGTCTTAAACCGCATTCTGATGGTTCAGTAATTACCATTCTCTTGCAAGACAAACAAGTTGAAGGACTTCAAGTTGAGAAAGATAAACAATGGTTCAAAGTTCCTATTGTTCCTGATGCCCTTTTCATCAACATTGGTGATCAGTTAGAG ATAATGAGTAATGGCATATTGAAGAGCGTAGTGCACAAGGTGGTGATAGATAAGGAGAACAAAAGGACATCTGTGGCTACGGTTAGTATTCCACACTCAGACAAGGAAATAGGGCCATTTGGTGAGCTTATTGACAAGGAAATAGGGCCATTTGGTGAGCTTATTGACAAGGAAAGGCCACAGATGTACAAAAGGATCAAGAATTATTTATCTGTGTTCTTCCAGTACTATCCAAGAGGAGAAAGAGCCATCACTGCTGTGAAAATTTAG
- the LOC110789427 gene encoding jasmonate-induced oxygenase 4 isoform X2 — MSASSVPPMNLELPSKPVQELIKSADKEVPERYIYQLPNRSDDNHFEIEYMDSSVIDLSLLSASSSSQHEELRKLRSVLSSWGCLQLINHGLSSSLLDQIRQVGKEFFDLPLEVKQKHSRTLDSFEGYGDDTVSEGQSYNWNDRLHLKVHPLDHRNFRLWPEYLPNFRGTLEEYTMELRRVLKTILEAIAKSLELDENIFLRECGGEESINMFTRFNYYPPCSDPSHVLGLKPHSDGSVITILLQDKQVEGLQVEKDKQWFKVPIVPDALFINIGDQLEIMSNGILKSVVHKVVIDKENKRTSVATVSIPHSDKEIGPFGELIDKEIGPFGELIDKERPQMYKRIKNYLSVFFQYYPRGERAITAVKI, encoded by the exons ATGTCTGCATCATCTGTTCCTCCTATGAATTTAGAATTACCATCAAAACCAGTTCAAGAACTAATTAAATCTGCAGACAAAGAGGTCCCAGAAAGATATATTTACCAACTTCCAAACAGATCAGATGATAATCATTTTGAGATTGAATATATGGACAGTTCAGTGATTGATCTTAGCCTACTTTCAGCTTCATCTTCAAGCCAACACGAAGAACTGCGAAAACTTCGATCTGTTCTTAGTTCTTGGGGTTGCTTACAG CTTATTAATCATGGGTTATCGAGTTCGTTACTTGATCAAATCCGTCAAGTTGGGAAGGAATTCTTTGATCTGCCTCTAGAAGTGAAACAGAAGCACAGCAGAACATTGGATAGCTTTGAAGGTTATGGGGATGATACAGTTTCTGAGGGTCAGAGTTACAACTGGAATGATAGGCTGCATCTCAAAGTTCACCCTCTTGATCACCGAAATTTTAGGCTTTGGCCTGAATATTTACCAAATTTCAG GGGAACATTGGAAGAGTACACCATGGAGTTAAGGAGAGTACTAAAAACTATCTTGGAAGCAATTGCTAAATCACTCGAGTTAGACGAAAATATCTTCTTGAGAGAGTGTGGAGGAGAGGAAAGCATAAATATGTTCACAAGATTCAACTACTATCCTCCATGTTCAGACCCGAGTCATGTTTTAGGTCTTAAACCGCATTCTGATGGTTCAGTAATTACCATTCTCTTGCAAGACAAACAAGTTGAAGGACTTCAAGTTGAGAAAGATAAACAATGGTTCAAAGTTCCTATTGTTCCTGATGCCCTTTTCATCAACATTGGTGATCAGTTAGAG ATAATGAGTAATGGCATATTGAAGAGCGTAGTGCACAAGGTGGTGATAGATAAGGAGAACAAAAGGACATCTGTGGCTACGGTTAGTATTCCACACTCAGACAAGGAAATAGGGCCATTTGGTGAGCTTATTGACAAGGAAATAGGGCCATTTGGTGAGCTTATTGACAAGGAAAGGCCACAGATGTACAAAAGGATCAAGAATTATTTATCTGTGTTCTTCCAGTACTATCCAAGAGGAGAAAGAGCCATCACTGCTGTGAAAATTTAG